A genomic window from Pseudomonas alcaligenes includes:
- a CDS encoding lipopolysaccharide kinase InaA family protein, with translation MAGWYLDPAYAGLRAEFGDLGSVFALEGKRLTRDPLSEVILIERDGVRYYVKRYWGAGKGLRRYIGRPRVKAEWQNLKNFAKWGIPTAPIVGYGLERKGGAFVRGALITRELEHTRDLALMAKQGDERLRDAGWVDGISRQLARATRALHDHHFAHNDLKWRNLLVNEQAQLFLIDCPTGSFWWGPFLRYRVIKDLACLDKVASKVLTRSQRLRFFLQYRGRERLSSGDKRRVRQIVKFFEGRE, from the coding sequence ATGGCCGGCTGGTACCTGGACCCGGCCTACGCCGGGTTGCGTGCGGAGTTTGGTGACCTGGGCAGCGTGTTCGCCCTGGAAGGCAAACGCCTGACCCGCGACCCGCTGTCCGAAGTGATCCTCATCGAGCGCGACGGCGTGCGCTACTACGTCAAGCGCTACTGGGGCGCCGGCAAGGGCCTGCGCCGCTACATCGGCCGGCCACGGGTCAAGGCCGAGTGGCAGAACCTGAAGAATTTCGCCAAGTGGGGCATTCCCACTGCGCCCATCGTCGGCTACGGCCTGGAGCGCAAGGGCGGCGCCTTCGTGCGTGGCGCCCTGATCACCCGCGAGCTGGAGCACACCCGCGACCTGGCGCTGATGGCCAAGCAAGGTGACGAGCGCCTGCGCGACGCCGGCTGGGTGGATGGCATCAGCCGCCAGCTGGCTCGGGCGACCCGCGCCCTGCACGACCATCATTTCGCCCACAACGACCTGAAGTGGCGCAACCTGCTGGTCAATGAGCAGGCCCAGCTGTTCCTCATCGACTGCCCGACCGGCAGCTTCTGGTGGGGGCCGTTCCTGCGCTACCGGGTGATCAAGGACCTCGCCTGCCTGGACAAGGTCGCCAGCAAGGTGCTGACGCGCAGCCAGCGTCTGCGCTTCTTCCTGCAGTACCGTGGGCGCGAGCGCCTCTCCAGCGGCGACAAGCGCCGCGTGCGGCAGATAGTGAAATTCTTCGAGGGCAGGGAATGA